The stretch of DNA TCGACGGCGATTCGGTCCTGCTGATGGCGGTATTTGTCGGGAAAACGAGGCTGATCGACAACAGTTTTCTGCTTTAGCGATCGCACGGCGGCCGTTTCGCCGGCCGCTGCGACGAGTGGGATACAACGATGCCCAAGAACAGAGAAGCTGCACGCGCAAATCTTGAAAATCTTTACCGGATCTTCACCGTCCCCGAGGCGCCCGATTCGACCCTCGGCGCCATCGACCATGCGATCTCCGACGATGTCGCCGGGTTTCTGCAGACCCACATCGTCGCCCTCGAGCGCACCATCGAGGAGATCGAGGCCGATTTTTCGACCTCGGCCATCCCCGAAGAGCCGACCTACGTCTCCGAATACACCGAGTTCGTCAAGGAAAAGCTGGTGGCCCAGTCGGTGCATACCGCGGCCCCCGGATTCATCGGTCACATGACCTCGGCGCTTCCCTATTTCATGCTGCCGCTCTCGAGGATCATGACCGCCCTCAACCAGAACCTGGTCAAGGTCGAGACCTCGAAGGCTTTTACGCCGATGGAGCGCCAGGTCCTCGCCATGCTCCACCACCTTGTCTACCGGGGCGACGACGCCTTCTACGGGGAATGGATTCACGACAGCCGGCATGCTCTGGGCGCCTTCTGCTCCGGCGGCACCATCGCCAACGTGACCGCGTTGTGGGTCGCGCGCAACCGTCTTTTCGCCCCTGACGGGCAGTTCCGCGGAATCGCCCAGGAGGGGCTTGCCCGGTCCTTGAAACACCTCGACTGCGACGGGATTGCCGTTCTGACCTCCCGGCGGGGGCATTACTCTCTCGGCAAGGCGGCCGATCTGCTCGGCATCGGGCGGGACAACCTCGTGCTGATCGAAACCGACCAGAACAACCGCATCGATTTGAATCATCTGAGGCAGGAGTGTCGCCGTCTGCAGGACGAGAACATCCGTCCGCTGGCGCTCGTCGGCATCGCCGGGACGACCGAAACCGGCAACGTCGACCCCCTCGAGGCGATGGCCGCCCTCGCCGGCGAGATTGGCTGCCATTTTCATGTCGACGCCGCCTGGGGCGGGCCGACCCTCTTTTCGGACCGCTTCCGCCACCTGCTGGGCGGGATCGCCCGGGCCGACTCGGTCACCCTCGACGCCCACAAGCAGCTCTACGTGCCGATGGGGGCGGGGATGGTCGTCTTCAAAGACCCCACGGCCCTTTCAGCCATCGAACATCACGCCGCCTATATCCTGCGCCACGGCTCCAAGGACCTCGGCAGCCACACCCTGGAGGGATCCCGTCCCGGAAAAGCGATGCTGGTCCACGCCGGGCTGTCGATCATGGGGCGCAAGGGGTACGAACTGCTGATCGACATGGGGATAGAGAAAGCCCGGACTTTCGCCGGGATGGTGAGGCAGCACCCCGACTTCGAACTGACCAGCGACCCGGAACTGAACATCCTGACCTATCGCTACTGCCCGGCCGCGGTTCAGCAGGGGCTGGCGCACGCGACGGTGAAACAGAGCTGCCGCATCAACGCGGTTCTCGACGAAGTCAACCAGCTTTTGCAGAAATATCAGCGCGAAGCCGGCAAAACGTTTGTCTCCCGGACCCGCTTGCGGGCGAACGCCTATGGATCCAAGGTCATTACCGTCCTGCGGGTGGTCCTTGCCAACCCGTTGACGACTGACGAGATCCTGTCCGAGGTTCTTGCCGAGCAGTCCGCGATCGTCCAGCAGCCCGAGATTCCCTCCCTGATGAAGGAACTCGAGGCTCTCTGCGCGGAGATCGATGCAGCGGGTTCCTCCCCCCGTTTCGCCGCCGCGGGCCGTTAAGCTCTCCGTCATATCCCTTCTATCCCGCCCGTTTTCCTCCGGGGGCAGCGCCGGAATATGCCGGCACGACCGGAATTTCCGATGGCGGACCCATGGATCGATCACCGATGGACATGGTCTACACTGCCCGTTATCTCCTGCCCATGGTCGGCGCGCCGATCGAGGACGGTGCCGTCTCTATCCGCGGCGGCCGCATCGTTTCCGTCGGCCGCCGGCAAGACCTGCCACCCGCATCGGCCGGGGCTGCGGTGCACGATTTCGGGGATGCCGTTCTTCTTCCCCCGATGGTCAACGCCCACACCCACCTTGAACTGACCGATTTCCCCCGCTGGGCGAAGGAGTTGGGCGAGACCGGGGAGCCGGGCAGCTTCACCGACTGGGTCCTGCGGGTCATCCGGGTCAAGCGCGGCATCGATCCCGAACGCTACCGGCCGTCCCTGGAGGAGGGCATCCGCCGTTCTCTGCTGGCCGGGACCGGGGCGGTCGGGGATGTCCTCTCCTGGTTTCCCGCCCGCGAGGCCTACCAAGACTCCCCTCTCTACGGCCGACTCTTTCTCGAAACACTCGGCCGCGACCCGGAGATCGGCCGCAGGGTTCTCGGCACCATCGGAAGGATTCTCGACAAGGGCGGCGCATGGCGCCTCCAGTTCGGGGTCTCTCCCCATTCCCCCTACACCCTTTCGGCCGAGTATCTCGAAGACGTCCTCGACTTCGTTCGGCGCCGCAGCCTGCCTGCGAGC from Desulfuromonas sp. encodes:
- a CDS encoding amidohydrolase family protein, which translates into the protein MDRSPMDMVYTARYLLPMVGAPIEDGAVSIRGGRIVSVGRRQDLPPASAGAAVHDFGDAVLLPPMVNAHTHLELTDFPRWAKELGETGEPGSFTDWVLRVIRVKRGIDPERYRPSLEEGIRRSLLAGTGAVGDVLSWFPAREAYQDSPLYGRLFLETLGRDPEIGRRVLGTIGRILDKGGAWRLQFGVSPHSPYTLSAEYLEDVLDFVRRRSLPASMHFAESPEEVAFLLESEGDLARVLYPFVGWGDMLPPPARRRPAPYLAERGGLVPWNLLAHGVQVEGSDFEALASAGSPVVLCPRSNARLKVGRPPAARYLKSGIPLALGTDSLASNDSLSVWDELAFAASWLEEAPPEALLQAATLGGARALGLDGEMGALQPGWGGHFQVLRPKVLPPLDELFSFLCAPGRGAEVAALVLDGREVLPKG
- the panP gene encoding pyridoxal-dependent aspartate 1-decarboxylase PanP, coding for MPKNREAARANLENLYRIFTVPEAPDSTLGAIDHAISDDVAGFLQTHIVALERTIEEIEADFSTSAIPEEPTYVSEYTEFVKEKLVAQSVHTAAPGFIGHMTSALPYFMLPLSRIMTALNQNLVKVETSKAFTPMERQVLAMLHHLVYRGDDAFYGEWIHDSRHALGAFCSGGTIANVTALWVARNRLFAPDGQFRGIAQEGLARSLKHLDCDGIAVLTSRRGHYSLGKAADLLGIGRDNLVLIETDQNNRIDLNHLRQECRRLQDENIRPLALVGIAGTTETGNVDPLEAMAALAGEIGCHFHVDAAWGGPTLFSDRFRHLLGGIARADSVTLDAHKQLYVPMGAGMVVFKDPTALSAIEHHAAYILRHGSKDLGSHTLEGSRPGKAMLVHAGLSIMGRKGYELLIDMGIEKARTFAGMVRQHPDFELTSDPELNILTYRYCPAAVQQGLAHATVKQSCRINAVLDEVNQLLQKYQREAGKTFVSRTRLRANAYGSKVITVLRVVLANPLTTDEILSEVLAEQSAIVQQPEIPSLMKELEALCAEIDAAGSSPRFAAAGR